In Flammeovirgaceae bacterium 311, one DNA window encodes the following:
- a CDS encoding metalloendopeptidase (COG3590 Predicted metalloendopeptidase) has product MAGACATQPATDQTTATAEPEPVVTETTLPEGVGINLSYMDTTVSPGEDFFRYVNGNWIDQTEIPGDQGRWGSFQELRERNNNTVLRVLQTAAASNQYAEGSAERKAAEFYRIGMDSARAEQQGIQPLMPMLERVQALKSKQSLQEFLAYEDRRGGDVFYGFGVFPDLKNSKVMAAYLGAGGIGLPDRDYYVKDDAKSKEIRQEYQKHIARMFEMMGQTNAGKKAETVLAMETRLAQNMLTKEEQRNPYNLYHKRSIDQLNKMTPSVNWTKYLADLGAPKLDSLIVMQPKYMEAYEKMVKDRSLDDLKTYLSWRLIDDAASFLSHQLVEANFDFYSKYLRDVQEMSPRWKRVIGTADNMVGEAIGKLYVDETFPPEAKEKAQEMVDNIKAAFGDRIRNLEWMSDSTKQKALQKLGTFTVKIGYPDEWRDYSGLQVNAGNDASYLSNVIAGNEFNFQRELDKLGKPVDRTEWGMTPQTVNAYYNPLFNEIVFPAGILQPPFYDYRADAAVNYGGIGAVIGHEISHGFDDQGSRFDAEGNLMNWWSKEDFDQFNSRTGKLVNQYSAYQPMDSVFVNGQFTLGENIGDLGGINVAYDGLQRHLQENGHPGLIDGFTPEQRFFISWATIWRTKYRPEFLRTQVLTDPHSPAMYRANGPLVNLQAFYDAFDIKQGDPMWRPESERVNIW; this is encoded by the coding sequence GTGGCGGGAGCCTGTGCTACCCAGCCTGCCACAGACCAGACTACTGCCACTGCAGAGCCGGAGCCGGTAGTTACCGAGACAACCCTCCCTGAAGGAGTAGGTATTAATTTATCCTATATGGATACCACCGTTAGTCCTGGCGAAGATTTTTTTCGCTATGTAAACGGCAACTGGATTGATCAGACTGAAATACCAGGTGACCAGGGCCGCTGGGGTAGCTTTCAGGAATTGCGGGAGCGAAATAATAATACAGTGCTAAGGGTGCTGCAGACAGCTGCCGCCAGCAACCAGTATGCCGAAGGTAGTGCCGAGCGTAAAGCCGCCGAGTTTTACCGCATTGGTATGGATTCTGCCCGTGCAGAACAGCAGGGTATTCAGCCGCTGATGCCAATGCTGGAGAGAGTACAGGCGCTGAAATCCAAGCAGTCGCTGCAGGAATTTCTGGCTTACGAAGACCGCAGGGGCGGAGATGTTTTCTATGGCTTTGGGGTATTCCCGGACCTGAAAAACAGTAAGGTAATGGCGGCTTACCTGGGTGCTGGTGGCATAGGGTTGCCTGACCGTGATTACTATGTAAAGGATGATGCTAAATCAAAAGAAATACGCCAGGAGTACCAGAAGCATATTGCCCGCATGTTTGAAATGATGGGCCAGACAAATGCCGGAAAAAAAGCAGAAACAGTACTGGCCATGGAAACGCGGCTGGCGCAGAATATGCTTACCAAGGAAGAACAGCGGAATCCCTACAACCTTTATCATAAAAGGTCCATTGACCAGCTGAACAAGATGACGCCTTCTGTAAACTGGACCAAATATCTGGCCGATTTGGGTGCTCCTAAGCTGGATAGCCTTATTGTAATGCAGCCCAAGTACATGGAGGCTTACGAGAAGATGGTAAAAGATCGTTCGCTGGATGATCTGAAAACCTATCTGAGCTGGCGCCTGATCGATGATGCAGCTTCATTCCTTAGCCACCAGTTAGTAGAGGCAAATTTTGATTTTTACAGCAAGTACCTGCGCGATGTACAGGAAATGAGCCCCCGCTGGAAACGTGTGATTGGTACTGCCGATAACATGGTAGGCGAGGCCATTGGTAAACTCTATGTGGATGAAACATTCCCTCCGGAAGCCAAGGAAAAGGCACAGGAAATGGTAGACAACATTAAGGCTGCATTCGGCGATCGTATCCGCAACCTGGAGTGGATGTCGGACTCTACCAAGCAGAAAGCACTGCAAAAGCTTGGCACCTTTACTGTAAAGATCGGTTATCCTGACGAATGGCGCGATTACAGCGGGCTGCAGGTAAACGCTGGCAATGATGCCTCCTACCTGAGCAATGTTATTGCCGGTAATGAGTTTAATTTTCAGCGGGAGCTGGATAAACTAGGTAAGCCGGTTGACCGTACAGAGTGGGGGATGACACCACAGACAGTGAATGCTTACTATAATCCACTTTTTAATGAAATTGTGTTCCCTGCAGGTATTCTCCAGCCACCCTTTTACGACTATCGTGCCGATGCTGCTGTGAATTATGGCGGTATAGGAGCTGTAATCGGACATGAAATTTCACACGGCTTCGATGACCAGGGCAGCCGCTTTGATGCGGAAGGCAACCTGATGAACTGGTGGAGCAAAGAAGACTTTGATCAGTTCAACAGCCGTACCGGAAAGCTGGTAAACCAGTATAGTGCTTATCAGCCCATGGACAGCGTTTTTGTAAATGGCCAGTTTACACTGGGCGAAAATATTGGCGACCTGGGTGGTATCAATGTTGCCTACGATGGCCTGCAGCGCCACCTGCAGGAAAACGGACATCCAGGCCTGATCGATGGCTTTACCCCGGAGCAGCGGTTCTTTATCTCCTGGGCTACCATCTGGCGCACTAAATACCGTCCTGAGTTTTTGCGTACACAGGTACTGACCGATCCGCACTCGCCAGCGATGTACCGGGCAAATGGTCCGCTGGTAAACCTGCAGGCATTTTATGATGCTTTCGATATAAAACAGGGAGACCCCATGTGGAGACCAGAAAGCGAACGTGTAAATATCTGGTAA